The sequence CCACTGAAAACTGAATCAGACTGTTTCTGTAGatagaaaaggaagaaaaaagatgacAATGAACATGTTGTCCCCTTGTGcaccctttttttaaaattttttttttaacatattttgttaaagttaaaatgtttgttaaagTTTTCATAAATAATCTATATGTTCCCATCACTCATCAGTGTCCACACTCAGCAATATTAGAGATGCACCAATTGACCTGCCGATTGTGATTTTGTCcgattctgattttctttctttctaaaacTATAATTGTTTACTGTAATTCTTTAATGGAAAATTCAATTGtatgttcaaaataaaacattgttcatataaaatataaaacatgaacacagtatTTGGTTTTCTAACAACATGATGAACTTTTATTTGGTCATCATATCTAGATTAATAACATTTATCAGTTGTATTAATACAAATTTACTACTTTATATTTTTCCTACAGATTGAGACACACAGCAGGAttcatgtcagtgtgtttgataATGAGAAGgaagttaaattaaatataataataatataataatataacaaaaacagcagcagtactAACAGCAGAGCCACACCTCAGTTGATTTTCAATAAAAGATTAATGTCAGACTTTTAATTTTACCTTACCTTAAAAGGTAAAATCACTTGGTTTCAGGTAAACTGTAAACAGCTGAACACGTCCCGGCGTGTAAACTCCATGTTATATATAGGCTATTTTGGGCTGGACAGACTCACCATCTGTCCCATCTTGACCAGACCCAGGATGGTGCGGGTGTAGCCTGTGTTCAGGCCGCTGTCTGAGCCCTGCCTCTTGGTGTTCGTGATGACGGTGTGCGACATGTTGCCAGTAAATAAAACGggtaaattaatgttttaaacaagttaaaaacTGCAGCTGAAGTGCTGTAACGTTACCAGTCAATGGCAggtctctgctgctgttcatatcatttagttttagcatgtgtgtgtgtgtgtggttgtgacCTTACTGTCTGTGCCACTCTGTGCGCAATGCAAACCATAATGCGGCTATGTGCGACACGTGTGTAAATTTAACCAGCAAAAAGTCGGATATGTGAGACTGATCGGGGCCGGTCACCGGTCGTGGCCAATGGGCAGAAAACTGCCTGTTTTTGATGGGTGGTCGATCAATCAGTGCATCTCAAAGTAATATGCCATTAAGTTGTCTCCCCTAAGGAGACATATTGCCCACTCTGGCCACTGACAACATCAGTGTAACTAAAACCAGTAAGTTAATGGTAGCCTGCAAAAGGCTCATTTTCATCTAATGGCAGCAGAACAAATGTTCAGGGTAATACTGTAAaaactttaattatttttctcatttcttacACATGCAGTAATAATCAGTCATGTGTACTTTTGCCTTTTTTACAGACATACCATACAAACCCATAAATTCCAGCGCTAGTGTTCCACAtcttcatattttaaatatgttaaatacaCAAGAAGAGATCTATTCATTTCAGAGTAGCCTCCTTTTTCCGAGAACAGCCAACTTCCCTGTTCCTTCATTCAGAAACCACTTACGTTGCCATTTAGACTGATAGTCAAATTAAGCTAGAGGGAAATAGCCTGCTGTCCGCTGGATGTGGTGCGGAAATGTTTGCTCCACGTCTATGATTGTAGTATGAGGAAGTAATAAAGTGTGATGAATTTTCAGGGCTATCAATCTCCTCCTGCTGTAAAACAGATGGGAGCAAAGTTGTCattgcaaaaacacaaagatgttcagCTGTCTACAGTATTTGAATCTTTTGATAAAATAAGTCTAAACGCAGTATTTTAAAGGATaacctttctctctcacacaagcACACTCTGTCACACTCTGTCCCTGTCTTTTGTTGCCTCTGTCTATAAGCCGAGTGTTCTCCAGTGGACACTGAAATGGCTAAAGCAGCTGCTTCACCCCGGCACTATAAATAGACACCAGTGGAGGAGCTGAGCCATGGATTCCAATCTCCTCCCTCACTGGCACTATAAAGACAGGAAGGAGGATGAAACAGTCTTTCCAAACATACTCCGACCAGCCATTCATGTCTACAAAGAAGCGATGTGTTAAATGGTTGTGTTTGTCCATCTTGCAGAGTCATAGTTCATGTTCTATTATTTCTAAACAACAAACTTTAATGCTGATTAAGACaagcatcacattttcataCCAGTTAGCACGCtaattaaattataaacatGAACAGCTGTTTCAACCCAGTACACAGTAGAGATACAATATGTCATAAGGTTTGGGTTGCTCATTCATCAACATCCATTTCACAGTCATTTATACTGAGGTGATATTAACGGAACAGTTTGACTTTTTAGAAACACACTTAAGATCGATACCATTCATATGTGTATATGATAAATATGTAGAGAGCCAGCAgcatgttagcttagcttagcataaagacttgaagcagtgggaaacagctagcctggctgtgttcaaaggtaacaaaatccgcCTACAACCACCTCTAAAGCACACCAATTAAAaagttatatcttgtttattcAGTCTGTACAAAAACTCAAGTGTGAAAACTACACATTGTGCTTTTACAGGGGATATATatcagactatttcttggctgggcaCAATAACTTCCTGGAGACAACAAGACATGAgaagtggtatcgatcttctcatctaattcttggcaagaaagcaaaaacacgcatttcccaaaatgacagACTACTCCTTTAAACTCTTCTTTGTATGAAGAGATCACAGATAGGCCAGTTGTCAGTCATCCAATGCTACAGTCACCAAAACACTGATACCACTGACAGAAATATGTAGACCAAGCAcaaaccatgaaaacaaaaatatgtgaagACTTGtgttaacatgtttgtgtgcactCCAGCAGACCCCAGTGAGGATTTTCCTCTAAAAAACATACTATTTATACAATTGCTGAAATACTTACGGCAGAGTTAGAATTCATGTCTGAATGTGAAGGCGGATCCTCGTGGCTGTCTTGGTCTGGGAACATCTTCTCCAGGAGAAGGAAGGCCAGCAGGCCAGTTATTACCCACAGGCCCTGGGTCTTGTAGTGGTTGTGTTTACCAGCTAGAGGGGGAACAGAGAGAAGAGTGGGTGAGCAAATAAAGTAAGTGACAGCTGAGCTGCAGCATTAGACCACTATTTTAGtggtaaacaaaacaatactgtTTCTCATAACTAGCAAATGAAAATTGCTGAGAAAAACCACTGTATTAATACTTCCTTCTCACCTGCTGTATGTTACATGAgtataaataatatgaaaaaagaatattgacatttcaagtaattaattaagtaatttatttaaaaatcatatcatatatGAACAGATTCTGCCCCTGAGGTTTATGAGTTTGACATGAAACTTTGTACTAGAACTATCCTACTGTCATATATGTTTGAGAGGGAAGAAAGGGtcaaaatacataataaatactTCAAATtcaaaaaggtgatgtcactgatggaaAGGAGACCGACCTAAAGAGCCAGAGAGCGCCCACGCCTCAGGAAGGAGGTGAAGGAATACATCGCCAAGGAGACCACCAATAGCAAAGCTCAAAAGCTTCTTCAGTTTCTGGCATCcagctgaggaaacacaaagaaagagtgAAGAAAAGTAGCAATTACTGTATAGTATGATTAATGGAGATCTGTAGAGTAATTTCATGTGATCGTCTTTCATTTTGGCTTCAGATCACAACCTCAAACAAGCATTTACAGCTCTTCAGTGcctttcacttttttgtttaaatgacaCCTTTTCTACTGattaatttatcatttcttaaccaataaaacaggacacacacaaatgcactaAAGTGTCTCTGACTCAGTCTATTAATACACATGATTACTGATGTGTTCcactaaatgtttttattcttttaagaGTTCCCTTGGTAATGACTAACCTTCTGTCGGGACTACACTTGAAAGCCCACGGCCTGAAATACATCTGGAATGCCACGTTCCTATGGGTGGGGCCGCTGAAGAGGCCTCAGGCTGACCTAACTGAGGCTTGCTTATTGAAGCATGATAGTGTCAGTAATAAGATGAATATGACATTaccagatttattttaaatgttaaagtaaGATATATGATGCTGCAGTGATTACTTAAACTTGCAAATTACAACTGCTATTACATAGACAGTTAAAACAGGAGATGCCCAGTACAAATATTTTGTAATAATGATTAGTGCACATTAATGTCTGCTACAGTGTCTGTTGTAGCCACACTAATGGTGTTGCTCTTTGTCGATggcaatgtctgtctgtcagtccaccactttgtttCAACCTAAAATACAACTACTACTGGATGGTTTGCCATGAAATTGGAACAGATATCCACGATATCCAGATAAAACTAATGTAATTCCAATTAGTTGTAATTTGTGTTTACTTTTGGACATACTAGCTAAACATCAGCTGTTAGCATTTTGAGCCTCACAGGGCCACTAGCGTGACTGTAGACTCCTAAGGCCAGGTTACGCTGTAGGAGAATAAGTTTGTACAACGTGTCGTCTGGCacaagtgtttatagctgttctgAACAGCCACTTTCTAAGTCTGCCATTATAGAGAGGGGTGTGACACGCTAATTGTTAAAATATGGGGATAGTGgtgcatattttcagacagtatCTTCTGGAAGGCATTCATTGTGTTGCACTAGGTTGTAAACACAATACGTGACAAAAATAGTTGAagactaataaataaaaaataacctTAATTAAGCTACAATTCATGGGTGGGCTTTGGATCAGATTGCACAggagttttgcttttgtttccatTTATTCCTCCAACACTAAACCTCTGTCACATCACTGCTTTGTATCCTGGTGACCTCATTCATCCCACAAGTGGAAATGTCAACACCTGATCAAGCCCCTCAAAGAGCAGAACAACACACGTGCATTCCACTGCATGTGTTTCTCCGTGTGTttaatgcacaaacatgcaatgGAGTGCACGTGGCCAGCATGCGGTCACCGCTAAAGGAAGCAGCAGGTTTCCAGGAAGATCAAATGTCCATTTCATGGGATCCTGAAGGTTGTACACCATATAAAACTTAAGTAGACAGTGCAGCTGGGTCTGGGACTGGTTATCAGGAGGGTGTTTTCAGGTATATAATTGTGAAAGTGTGAGAATGATAGATGTCACCCTGACTGCAGTCCCTGCAATGCATAGTACATATGAACCAAGAACATGATGGAACATGATACATTCTGTTGGGCTAATGACGCAGAGATATTTCCCTCTTTCACTACGCACATTTGAACTCTTAAGTCGTCTTCTTTTCATACTGCAGACTTTTGTTAGTTTATATTTGACCTTTAGCATTTGTGTGGATGTGAATGCGTTAAAAATACAAAGCCTTTTTTTAATGctgacattaaaaatattactATGACTGTGAACCTTGGTTTCATAGCAGCTGTGAAAGCTTAGTACATGGACACAGAATATGACTGATTCCTCCTGTTTGGAAAGTTACTCAGATATCATGATGCATCATTGATGGTTGtcagtatatttttattcagaGCAAAACATTGTGATAAGACTTGTATTGTGATTCACAGGCATAATTAGGTCACACATTACCATCTCTTACCTTCTGTTTTGAGGGCTGCTCCTGCTTCAATGGGAATGACAAGCAGGGGAAAAATCCCACTGAGGCCTACAACAACTGAGCCCACCAGAGATAAGAGCCAAACATGAGCTTGTTCGCTGGCTAAGAAGTCTGCTACTGCCTGGAGGCCTGGGAGGTCATCTGTCAGGATGGGGCCTGGTCCTGCAGCTGTGGCCGTAGCATGAGCCATAGATGTTTGTGTCATCTTCTGGCTGCTTGATGCTCCCCTGGAGGTCAGCATCAGCAGGGTAACTGTGATAAACTGAGTAACTACAGCCCAGCTGGGCCTCTTACAGCTTCCACCTTTCATCCGTCCCACGGTCCAGAAAGCACGTGCAACCAGTAAAGCTGTAAGAAGAGCACAATGTCAGACAAACGTGCCTCTGCAGCAACTTTGCATgtattcaaaattaaaatatgcattaaatTAGGGCCGCAATTAAAGATTATTCTCATCATCAACAAATCATGTCTGTTAATTGGtttgttaaatgtcagaaaattgtgagaAATGCCTGTCacagtttcctaaagcccaaggtgacatcaagtttgttttgtctgactaacagagTAAAATCCAAACATATCCAGCAGTTGAGGAAACAATAGACAAAACTCCTCTTTgttttgagaagctgcagcatttattaatgtaaagtacaggctacagtgtaaCACTTAACTGccagattatatatatatatatatatatatatatatatatatatatatatatatacacatattagCAGTTAGTGGATCACAACATTCACGGTTTGGATTGTATCACGgttttgagtcacggatcagatcatttttcagatgagcaaaaaaaaacaaacaaagggaacaaatataactttacatttattctgtaaaacacttaaagaaAGGAATTTTGCTCATGGTCTCAAATGAAAACATCATTCAAGATGCCCAATGTTTAAATTACTCGACCTTAAATTTAATTATACTGCACCACCAAGAAAGAGCAGTTTCCCCTGATTCACATAATCTATAACACTTGATACTCACTGAAAGAATAAGCTCAGAATTGgcaaaaatatgaaactatGTTGAAGGTGCTTCTTTGTCTATGTAGGTGTTAGAGggttaaacacagacaaaattgagcaaattaatgataataattgtttgttgcacCCCAACtttacagctgaaaaataaacttatcagTGCTTTTTGACCAAGTGATGGAgactctgtttttaaatgaccaCATACATATCTTTCAGATTACTGATTACAGATTACCATCTTTTATGATAATCCTTGTATATCTGCAATACTTATATTGGACCTGGCTGATTTATCTGTCTGTGAGCTGCAGTAAGTGTGTCTAAATCACAGAGTAGGCCACTTTCTGGACATGGAAATCAGTCTGACCAGAAGTCTAACCAGCTGCATATTGTACTTAGCCAGCACAGCTGCAGACATAAGTTAAGTTTTGTGCCAGAGACAGAAAACTCCAGAAACACcagactgcagtgtttgtttCCATTTGGCAGTCTGTTGCTTGTGGATATGTGGCCTCTTCGGGAGGGTTAGTGAAAAGTTAGACCATTAACATTACTGCAACTGGTTACTCATCTTCTGCACAAAGGTTGCAACATCTTTTAACAGGACTTATTTGTTCTGGGTGCTACAGTTAATCATTTTCCTCCCTGAGAGTTAGCAGGGCAGAGCCGTTGAGATAAAAGTCCCAGTTGACTCACAACAGTTGCGCTGGgatgtaaaacaaacagaaaatcaaagcTTCCGCAGTGTTAAACTGACTAACAATGCGGCAAATTAACGTTACAGAGGAAAGATTATTTTTGAAGCCGACACAGTGAACTCTAATGTCTGTGAATAAAagttagcaagctaacgttagccggGCAAATGTACTCAGAGTAGACGCTCTCAGCTTGCTAAAGAGGTTAGCTCAGACAAACGCAGTCACTAACTCTTAACGCCTTTAACACCAAAACTAACGCCCGCTGGAGTAAGTTAGTGCTACCGGTGCGGGCCGGAAAACCTCAGCAAAATGCTAACATCAAACTACATCGTGAACGGgacattttatgtttaaatacCTTGTGATTTCGGCAGTCTTTGCACCAGTGTGTCCCTGCCATCCAGGCCGGCTAGATGAAGGCAGGCTTGCGCCGCTGAGTGTTTCCAGGCTCCCAGGCAGCGGCTGAAGGCTGAGACCCGCTAGCTGTCGGTCACCACCACGGCTTTCCCAAACAGCCACGTATCAGGATcctagaggaaaaaaaactgtaaacagcagaggagagtcagGACATGGATCCCGCCCCACTAAAGAGTTCAGTTAGTTACTtcgggggggcggggggggggctAAGGAGTCAGAAATAGTTTCCACATCAATGAAAGACCTCCagtatgtgtttaaaaaaagttttatttaaacaaaatagtGTAGTGGAGACAGTCAAACTTATAACAGAAGTGCACATTTAGATTTAACACAGAAACTCACAGAAAGGATTCACcacatttttccacaaaagagGTGGTGTTACAATTATTGTGGACAATAAGGCCTGTCTTTGGAAATCGTGGCATCAAAGCTTAAAGGGAATGCTTAAAGTAATAGTCAGCTGCCTGAATGAATATcgaaattgttttttttttcattccttcttCCTACTTAGCAAACAGAACTTTCTCAGTAATGATTGGTGATGCCTCTTTCTCAGTGGCCCTCTGACATGTGGTGTTCCCCAAGGCTCTATCCTTGGCCCCCTCCTGTTCTGTGCGTATATGCAGCCTCTGGGACATATAATTCACGAATACAATATTCAGTGCCATTGTTATGTTGATAATATGCAAATTTATGTCCCATTAAAGACCAGTGAAGAGGGcaattttcatcatttattataTTGTCTGTCAGAAATAAAGTGCTGGATGTCCCAAAACTTTCTCcagctaaatgaaaacaaaataaaataatcctttTTGGTCCTCTAAAGTCTAAACAGATGTTACAGAAACATCTTAGCTCCCTGTCTACAAATGTCAAACCTGCAGCCAGAAACCAGAGTGTAAGGTTTGACAGTGagctcacatttgaaaagcaaGCCCAGTAATATTACTGAGTTATTACTCCTCTACAACCCACAGCGCAGCCTGGGTTGTAGAGGAGGCAGGGTCCTTCTGGCTGTTCCTAAGTCACGGCTCAAGACTAAAGGTGACCAGACTTTTGCAGTCAAGGCCCCTCAGCTCTGGAGCTCACTGCCTGAAGATTTGAGGCTTGCAGAAACAGTGACATTGTTTAAATCACTTCTCAAAATTGACCTTTCTAGAAAGgcttttatttaattgttaccatagttttatttccaacatgtcttatctattttattactactgttgttttattattattttattatttctagtCTTATACTAGGggtattttattctgttttatttcaattgTCTGATTTTACTGCTTAATTgcagaaattaatttttttaaccatgtaaagcactttgtaactttgttttgaaaagtactgtttcaataaaatgtattattattgttagtagcagtagtagtgaagtagtagcagtagtgaagatcccttcataatgcacttataatgtaagtgatgggggacaatttccacaagcctccttctgtgcaaaaaaagtatttaaaagtgtatttgaagCTCATATGAaacttcagtcatccaaattagtcaaatcaagtagatgtCTTTGAACattgcagtctttttagtgccaaagttccttctttttgttactacacTTCCATCGCAGCTCAACAGCAAAACACTGTCCGGGGAAATTTAaaaggaatttgatgctaaaaagaatGTCCACttgatatccacttgatatgactaactcagactgctgaagcctcataaaagcttcagataaacttttaaatgcatttttgcacaaaatgactgtgtggacttACTGTGGATTATGGCCCCCATCACTGAAGCATTTTAATAGCCAAtacgaacaggaggaatgattacagcgaggaaaacctctttcagtgttcacatgggcacctgactgttgttttaaagcgATCATTTAAAGTAGTTAATGTGCACATTTAGGTAGATTTAACACACAAACTCAGATCAGATTCACCATATTTCCACATTTCTATGCTCGTACAGTaatttgaaacatttgtaaTAAAGTAACAGTGATGAATATGACATGATATTGTCAGATTGTAACATAGATGCACCTTTCACTACACATTTTTCCCATTTCCTATAATTTATAACCTACTAACAGGTACAGGGACAATTAGCCTGCATGTGGGACAACAGCAATGTacttttatgtacttttttgctttgaattattttttacctttggcACAACAGTTTCCTTTGGTACAAATGAAATCCTATCTTGAGTAGGCCCTTTTTTATGGAAGATATATTGACATGTCACATTAGCACAgttgctgcttcagtttcagggtcctggtactgtgcatgctggctcactgtcacactatCATCattggcttactgggacacctgAATAGAaatgagccattgttaatgtcaTTATTATCACCtatgcttttcctactatgacaagaCAAAATGTTTGCTTTGAAAATTGCCTTTTTCACTGTTGAGCTGCTCCAAGATTCACAA comes from Thunnus maccoyii chromosome 1, fThuMac1.1, whole genome shotgun sequence and encodes:
- the slc39a13 gene encoding zinc transporter ZIP13, yielding MKGGSCKRPSWAVVTQFITVTLLMLTSRGASSSQKMTQTSMAHATATAAGPGPILTDDLPGLQAVADFLASEQAHVWLLSLVGSVVVGLSGIFPLLVIPIEAGAALKTEAGCQKLKKLLSFAIGGLLGDVFLHLLPEAWALSGSLAGKHNHYKTQGLWVITGLLAFLLLEKMFPDQDSHEDPPSHSDMNSNSAKQSDSVFSGKAVVSLRNGHHAESWKSSKQQSLPERSEKIKTSGYLNLLANCIDNFTHGLAVAGSFLVSKKVGFLTTFAILLHEIPHEVGDFAILLRAGFDRWSAARMQLYTALVGVLGACFALCAQSPKGTENATAWILPFTSGGFLYIALVNVVPDLLEESSLRHSLLQILLIFCGVAVMALLSAIVD